In Paenibacillus hexagrammi, the following are encoded in one genomic region:
- a CDS encoding sensor histidine kinase, with amino-acid sequence MDGYKRKLTNMIWRSMGESILFSLIILGAVLYFLSSRNMIVPFRTWQEGVQISFLVVGSVLVIGAVYGFWSSNRVTRRLEPLMETMIQLEKGTFSRGGFEHGEDEIGRLGEQLGRVMKKWEEQVTSLQRLSNDNAELAEKARLSAVIEERQRLARELHDAVSQQLFAISMTATAVGRTLDKDFSKAQRQIHLIEEMASVAQSEMRALLLHLRPVHLEGKRLSEGLVELLRELAAKVPMEISWDMDDEIRLPKGIEDHLFRIVQEALSNALRHSKANKLEVKLLHRPDGIRLSIRDDGVGFDLDAKKHASYGIVSMKERVNEIGGHLHIITAPERGTRIEIRVPLIGQEP; translated from the coding sequence TTGGACGGCTATAAAAGAAAGTTAACGAATATGATATGGCGCAGCATGGGGGAATCCATTCTTTTCAGTCTGATCATTTTAGGAGCAGTTTTATATTTTCTCAGCTCTCGTAATATGATCGTTCCATTCCGCACCTGGCAGGAAGGTGTGCAGATCAGCTTCCTGGTAGTTGGGTCAGTGCTAGTCATCGGAGCCGTCTACGGCTTCTGGAGCAGCAATCGTGTCACCCGCAGGCTGGAGCCTCTTATGGAGACGATGATCCAGCTGGAAAAGGGAACCTTTAGCCGCGGTGGCTTTGAGCACGGTGAAGACGAAATCGGTAGACTCGGCGAGCAGCTGGGTCGAGTGATGAAGAAATGGGAGGAACAGGTTACTTCCCTCCAGCGGCTCTCTAATGATAATGCGGAGCTTGCTGAGAAGGCGAGGCTATCGGCGGTCATTGAAGAACGCCAAAGATTGGCTAGAGAGCTGCATGACGCGGTTAGTCAGCAATTGTTTGCCATATCTATGACGGCTACGGCAGTGGGGCGGACGCTGGATAAGGATTTCAGCAAAGCTCAGCGGCAAATTCATCTTATCGAAGAAATGGCTTCAGTTGCTCAATCCGAGATGAGAGCCCTGCTGCTTCATTTACGGCCGGTGCATCTGGAAGGAAAGCGCTTGTCCGAAGGCCTTGTTGAGCTGCTGCGTGAATTAGCGGCCAAGGTTCCGATGGAGATTTCATGGGATATGGACGATGAAATTCGGCTGCCCAAGGGGATCGAGGATCACCTGTTTCGTATCGTGCAGGAGGCGCTGTCTAATGCGCTGCGGCACTCCAAGGCGAACAAGCTGGAGGTCAAGCTCCTGCATCGCCCAGATGGTATACGTTTGTCCATTCGCGATGACGGCGTAGGGTTTGATTTGGATGCTAAGAAGCATGCGTCCTATGGTATTGTCTCGATGAAAGAACGCGTGAATGAGATTGGCGGGCATTTACATATCATTACAGCGCCCGAGCGGGGAACGAGGATCGAAATCCGGGTTCCGCTAATTGGGCAGGAGCCATAA
- the liaF gene encoding cell wall-active antibiotics response protein LiaF, with translation MGEDTKPNRSRNTALLLIGAGLFLLLDHTVGFFPILAILLVLLGIHRIRSRRERKGYVLIGAGIVILFANHLSIVISIVLILLGLYFIRSKQFPKDESYNQKHKIIDSMRLGREPWILRNSSIWYVIGETYIDLSLAILEKKETTLILQGVIGDVDIIVPEDIGISVTSSVIMGQIAAGREKEAGVLNKLIWESSNYEWADHRVKLVVSYIVGDVDIKIL, from the coding sequence ATGGGAGAAGATACGAAACCTAACCGAAGCCGGAATACAGCGCTGCTGCTGATCGGGGCCGGTCTTTTTTTACTTCTGGATCATACGGTCGGCTTTTTTCCCATTCTTGCGATTCTCCTCGTTCTATTGGGTATTCATCGAATCAGATCGCGAAGAGAACGAAAAGGCTATGTGCTGATCGGTGCGGGAATTGTCATCTTATTTGCCAACCATCTGTCCATCGTCATTTCCATTGTTTTGATTTTGTTGGGACTTTATTTTATTCGATCCAAGCAATTCCCTAAAGACGAATCGTACAACCAGAAGCATAAAATTATCGACAGCATGAGATTGGGACGAGAGCCGTGGATTCTGCGTAATAGCAGCATTTGGTACGTCATCGGTGAAACTTATATTGACCTATCTCTCGCGATCCTCGAGAAAAAAGAAACGACGCTCATTCTTCAAGGCGTCATTGGCGATGTTGATATTATCGTACCTGAAGATATAGGTATTTCCGTCACCTCATCTGTGATAATGGGTCAAATAGCAGCAGGACGGGAAAAAGAAGCTGGTGTGTTGAACAAGCTTATCTGGGAGTCCAGTAATTATGAGTGGGCGGACCATCGAGTGAAACTAGTTGTCTCTTACATCGTAGGAGATGTGGACATTAAAATTTTGTAA
- a CDS encoding stalk domain-containing protein has product MNIALKGLASLAVSMTVLAGGLFSPLHANAAEMEVKVQVNDDLVQFPDAQPFLDNNHFTQVPVRFVTEKLGYALHWEKDGDKIKVTLNNEKHTITLISGEKEAVIDNTPVEMDTHAEFQEGRVYVPLRFISEASDVPVQWDASSNLAILNKDGNQHSPDYQEFEATAYSADPAENGGYAAFDFMGNPLMLGTVAVDPSVIPLGSKLYIEGYSFDGLPAGGMYAYATDTGGSVKGNHLDIFIPASKESLKQFGIQKIKVYKLSE; this is encoded by the coding sequence TTGAATATTGCTTTAAAAGGGCTGGCTAGCCTAGCTGTGTCTATGACCGTATTGGCAGGAGGCTTATTTTCCCCGCTTCATGCGAATGCAGCCGAGATGGAAGTGAAAGTGCAGGTCAACGATGACCTTGTACAATTTCCGGATGCACAGCCTTTTTTGGACAACAACCATTTTACGCAAGTACCGGTTCGCTTCGTTACAGAGAAGCTTGGATATGCGCTCCATTGGGAAAAAGATGGAGATAAGATCAAAGTGACTTTAAATAATGAGAAACACACGATAACGTTGATCTCAGGGGAAAAAGAAGCAGTCATTGACAATACGCCGGTAGAAATGGACACACACGCCGAATTTCAAGAGGGCCGTGTCTATGTTCCTCTCCGATTCATATCAGAGGCATCCGATGTGCCCGTGCAGTGGGATGCTAGCAGCAATTTAGCTATTTTAAACAAAGACGGCAACCAGCACTCCCCGGATTACCAGGAATTCGAGGCAACCGCTTATTCAGCCGATCCTGCCGAGAACGGCGGCTACGCGGCGTTTGATTTTATGGGCAATCCACTCATGCTGGGAACTGTGGCTGTAGATCCTTCTGTTATCCCGCTGGGTTCCAAGCTGTATATCGAAGGGTACTCATTTGACGGGCTTCCTGCTGGCGGTATGTATGCTTATGCTACGGATACAGGTGGTTCTGTAAAAGGCAACCATCTAGACATCTTTATACCCGCCTCCAAAGAATCGTTAAAGCAATTCGGCATTCAAAAAATTAAAGTGTATAAGTTATCCGAATAA
- a CDS encoding RNA polymerase sigma factor, which produces MTDTLTDLQIMERIVRKDADALRYLYERYERPVYAFAYRIVHDPMMAEEVAQELFLRIWHAAERYDAENGKLTSWMFTLTRNIAIDQLRKKQSRTSGQVAGPEQMNRVQDTAKSTEEVVESQWMGQRIKDALGELNPDQKQVLDLIYYQGYTQQEVSDQEAIPLGTVKSRVRLALKQLKSKLTGIRKEEQHI; this is translated from the coding sequence ATGACAGATACCTTAACTGATCTACAAATCATGGAAAGAATCGTGCGTAAAGATGCCGATGCTTTGCGTTATCTGTATGAAAGATATGAAAGACCGGTCTATGCCTTTGCTTATCGGATCGTTCATGACCCAATGATGGCAGAAGAAGTCGCTCAGGAGCTGTTTCTCCGAATATGGCATGCAGCGGAACGATACGATGCGGAGAACGGTAAATTGACTAGTTGGATGTTTACTTTGACACGTAATATCGCGATCGATCAGCTTCGGAAAAAGCAAAGCCGCACAAGCGGGCAAGTAGCAGGGCCGGAGCAAATGAACCGGGTGCAGGATACCGCGAAAAGTACAGAAGAAGTAGTTGAATCGCAGTGGATGGGGCAGCGGATTAAAGATGCGTTGGGAGAACTTAATCCAGATCAAAAGCAGGTGTTGGATCTGATTTATTATCAAGGCTACACGCAGCAGGAAGTGTCTGATCAGGAGGCCATTCCTCTCGGTACGGTTAAGAGCAGGGTTCGTTTGGCGCTCAAACAGCTCAAATCGAAGCTCACTGGCATAAGGAAGGAGGAGCAGCATATATGA
- a CDS encoding response regulator transcription factor, translating into MESNIKVLLVDDHEMVRIGLAAVLGTEDGIEVVGEASNGQDGIRLAQEYKPDVVLMDLVMEGMDGIETTRKLLQLYPECKVIVLTSFLDDEKMYPVIEAGAFSYLLKTSRASEIAQAIRAAANGQSILESQVASKIMNRFRQPKPASAPHEELTEREMEVLRLIAKGKSNQELADELFIGVKTVKFHVTNVLAKLGVEDRTQAAIYAFKNGLAE; encoded by the coding sequence ATGGAATCGAATATTAAAGTACTTCTTGTAGATGATCATGAGATGGTGAGAATCGGGCTGGCCGCAGTGCTTGGCACTGAAGATGGAATCGAGGTTGTCGGAGAGGCCAGCAATGGACAGGATGGCATACGTCTGGCACAGGAGTACAAGCCGGATGTGGTTCTTATGGACCTGGTCATGGAGGGTATGGATGGCATTGAGACAACACGCAAGCTGCTGCAGCTGTATCCGGAGTGCAAGGTGATTGTACTAACCAGCTTTCTTGACGATGAAAAAATGTACCCGGTTATCGAAGCGGGCGCATTCAGCTATTTATTGAAGACGTCGCGGGCTTCAGAAATCGCACAAGCTATTCGCGCGGCTGCTAACGGCCAATCGATTCTGGAATCTCAGGTGGCCTCTAAGATTATGAACCGTTTTCGCCAGCCGAAGCCGGCGAGCGCTCCGCATGAAGAGCTTACAGAACGGGAAATGGAAGTACTGCGATTAATTGCAAAAGGGAAATCTAACCAAGAACTGGCGGATGAATTATTTATCGGTGTCAAAACGGTTAAGTTTCATGTGACCAATGTACTGGCCAAGCTGGGAGTGGAAGATCGTACTCAAGCGGCTATTTATGCGTTCAAGAATGGATTGGCCGAGTAA
- a CDS encoding metallophosphoesterase family protein: MRWLLFIGALLIGASAYFSQKVKKTFLSGSQVDPSTAAADPEPSSTAESTEMPQTGPLLSYFILSDLHVSVGDPQTKSKLRQALDDITHFDSPVDAIIMTGDLTDTGTERDYKELHTIVNEYKLPPVHANMGNHDYYTIWINQDNSWDQKAVPNGKTDALSREQFMKFFGYSKPYNEYKVKNHTMLLLSQEAYVQEKPEVGEGAWYSDDQLAWFKASLKANYVPGRPLFVMTHQPLPVGDTNGATHQLIRAREFRAALKPYKNVFVFCGHRHMDFQNGVAHYVQETFHYFHNSSVGRPLNKAYQQEVKHKSQGLYVQVYADKVVLRGREFSNRTYTAEADWTIELQKANA, translated from the coding sequence TTGCGATGGCTCCTGTTTATTGGGGCGCTCCTGATTGGGGCAAGCGCATATTTTAGCCAGAAGGTGAAGAAGACATTTCTATCGGGCAGCCAAGTTGATCCTTCAACCGCAGCTGCCGATCCGGAACCAAGCAGTACTGCAGAGAGCACGGAAATGCCGCAGACCGGGCCGCTTCTATCCTATTTTATCTTAAGCGACCTGCATGTGAGCGTTGGAGACCCGCAGACGAAAAGCAAGCTAAGGCAGGCGTTAGATGATATTACTCATTTCGATTCTCCTGTAGACGCCATTATTATGACCGGTGATTTGACCGATACAGGTACGGAACGGGATTATAAGGAGCTGCATACCATTGTAAACGAATATAAACTGCCGCCTGTACATGCGAACATGGGCAACCATGATTACTATACGATCTGGATTAACCAGGACAACAGTTGGGATCAGAAAGCCGTGCCCAATGGAAAAACAGATGCTCTGTCCAGGGAACAGTTTATGAAGTTTTTCGGCTATAGCAAGCCGTACAATGAATATAAGGTGAAGAATCATACGATGCTCCTTCTATCGCAAGAAGCCTATGTCCAGGAGAAGCCGGAAGTAGGAGAAGGGGCTTGGTATTCCGACGATCAACTGGCTTGGTTCAAGGCGAGCCTGAAGGCGAATTATGTGCCGGGCAGGCCGCTTTTCGTCATGACACACCAGCCGCTGCCAGTCGGGGATACGAACGGAGCGACACACCAACTGATTCGTGCCAGGGAGTTCAGGGCGGCGCTCAAGCCCTATAAGAATGTGTTTGTATTTTGCGGGCACCGGCATATGGATTTTCAAAACGGAGTTGCGCATTATGTGCAGGAAACGTTTCACTATTTCCACAATTCCTCGGTAGGCCGTCCGCTCAATAAAGCCTACCAGCAGGAAGTGAAACATAAATCGCAAGGTTTGTATGTGCAGGTGTATGCGGATAAAGTGGTGCTTCGCGGCAGGGAATTCAGCAATCGAACGTATACTGCCGAGGCCGACTGGACGATCGAGCTGCAGAAAGCAAATGCATAG
- a CDS encoding copper amine oxidase N-terminal domain-containing protein, translating to MKPMMKKLATAALGLTLVFPTMASAHTVTVKSSSSDLRVTLEGLLGEHAAMAVVTMQKGIDGAPDFQDAAAALMANGDDLSQAVASVYGEDAGKAFSELWKRHIGFFVDYVTATAKKDEDGRKAALDKLEEYGPDFGAFLAGANPNIKAEDVAKGLTAHVSQLISAFDNYVNKDYTQAYQSEREAYMHMVHFGQVLADAIVKQFPDKFNADGSSAAAADLRSALDRLLSEHAELAVLTMQKGINDAPDFEAVSNALLANSDDLTKAVASIYGEEAGDAFKELWNAHIGFFVDYVKATAAKDELKRKEVLEKLGSYGTDFGAFLEGANPEQFKTTDIETALKPHVAQLISAFDNYVNMDYAKAYSSEREAYAHMMHTGDYLAGGIVAQFQDKFHDSATMDAPKKIWLKIGSSEFKVNDQVTLMDTAPFMWENNTYVPLRFLAEGIGAEVTWDQATQTAWVKSGTDTLTFWVDNDYMEVNGMRKEIGASVVLRDGRTQVPLRFITELLGWNVAWNEADWSITLTKAMNDNHQH from the coding sequence ATGAAACCAATGATGAAGAAATTAGCAACCGCTGCGCTGGGCCTTACACTGGTATTTCCAACCATGGCAAGCGCCCACACGGTAACCGTCAAAAGCAGCTCATCCGATCTGCGCGTCACGCTTGAAGGATTACTCGGAGAGCACGCTGCTATGGCTGTCGTTACCATGCAAAAGGGGATTGACGGTGCTCCGGACTTTCAAGATGCAGCAGCAGCCCTTATGGCTAACGGAGATGATCTGTCTCAAGCAGTCGCTTCCGTATACGGCGAAGATGCAGGGAAAGCCTTTAGCGAATTGTGGAAAAGGCACATCGGTTTCTTCGTCGATTACGTGACTGCTACAGCCAAGAAGGATGAAGACGGACGGAAGGCTGCATTGGATAAATTAGAAGAATATGGTCCGGATTTTGGCGCCTTTCTAGCAGGAGCTAACCCCAATATCAAAGCGGAAGACGTCGCCAAAGGCTTAACTGCCCATGTAAGCCAATTGATCAGCGCCTTTGATAACTACGTCAACAAAGATTATACTCAAGCTTACCAAAGTGAGCGCGAAGCCTACATGCATATGGTTCATTTCGGCCAAGTATTGGCGGATGCCATCGTCAAACAATTTCCTGATAAATTCAATGCCGATGGTTCCAGTGCCGCTGCAGCAGACCTTCGTTCCGCCCTGGACCGCTTGCTCAGCGAGCATGCCGAATTAGCTGTATTGACTATGCAAAAAGGAATCAATGACGCGCCGGATTTTGAGGCTGTCTCAAACGCATTACTCGCAAACAGTGATGATCTTACCAAAGCTGTCGCTTCCATATATGGCGAAGAGGCTGGGGATGCATTTAAAGAACTATGGAACGCGCATATCGGCTTCTTCGTCGATTACGTGAAAGCGACAGCGGCGAAGGACGAATTAAAACGCAAAGAAGTCTTGGAGAAGCTGGGCAGCTACGGTACCGATTTCGGAGCCTTCCTTGAAGGTGCCAACCCGGAACAATTCAAAACCACAGACATAGAGACAGCATTAAAGCCTCATGTCGCGCAATTGATCAGTGCTTTCGATAACTATGTAAACATGGATTATGCCAAAGCTTACTCCAGCGAACGGGAAGCCTATGCCCATATGATGCATACCGGCGATTACTTGGCAGGAGGCATCGTAGCACAGTTTCAGGATAAATTTCATGACTCTGCAACTATGGATGCCCCAAAGAAAATATGGCTGAAAATCGGCAGCAGCGAATTCAAGGTCAATGATCAAGTGACCTTGATGGATACGGCTCCGTTCATGTGGGAAAACAACACCTACGTGCCTCTCCGCTTCTTAGCTGAAGGCATCGGTGCAGAAGTGACCTGGGATCAAGCTACACAAACCGCTTGGGTCAAATCCGGTACTGATACACTGACCTTCTGGGTGGATAATGACTACATGGAAGTGAACGGAATGCGCAAAGAGATTGGAGCCAGCGTTGTCCTTCGTGACGGCCGTACGCAAGTTCCTCTTCGCTTCATCACGGAGCTGCTCGGCTGGAATGTAGCATGGAATGAAGCCGACTGGTCCATCACGCTGACGAAAGCGATGAACGACAATCATCAGCATTAA
- a CDS encoding polysaccharide deacetylase family protein, with protein sequence MAKLHRKLLVAAQLAASLTLMTGAVPVPQTQVVSKVQTTQKLVALTFDDGPNPVYTPQVLDVLKQYDAKATFFVLGKRVQMYPQIAIREVNEGHEIANHTYDHHFLRHVSPNKLKEEIEQTQDIIFDITEQVPHVFRPPGGYYDQSLIELAKQDRFTVVMWSWYQDTKDWKKPGVDKIVSSVLTHIHNGDIILFHDLQGDCSQTVEALKILLPELKKQGYQFLTVTDLIAKMNK encoded by the coding sequence ATGGCTAAGCTCCATCGTAAACTGCTCGTTGCCGCTCAGCTTGCCGCTTCCTTAACCCTCATGACAGGAGCTGTTCCTGTTCCGCAAACTCAGGTAGTTTCAAAAGTTCAGACCACTCAAAAGCTGGTCGCCCTCACGTTTGACGACGGTCCGAATCCCGTCTATACGCCGCAGGTTCTGGATGTACTCAAGCAGTACGATGCGAAAGCAACTTTTTTTGTGTTGGGGAAAAGAGTCCAGATGTACCCTCAAATCGCGATCCGCGAAGTCAATGAGGGGCATGAAATCGCCAACCACACCTACGACCATCATTTTCTGCGGCATGTCTCTCCTAATAAGCTTAAGGAGGAAATCGAACAGACGCAGGATATTATTTTTGATATCACCGAGCAAGTTCCTCACGTGTTTCGCCCTCCCGGCGGTTACTACGATCAATCATTGATTGAACTGGCCAAACAGGATCGTTTTACAGTTGTCATGTGGTCCTGGTATCAAGATACGAAGGATTGGAAGAAGCCCGGTGTTGATAAAATCGTCAGCTCCGTCCTAACTCATATTCATAACGGAGACATTATCCTGTTTCATGATCTGCAGGGCGATTGCTCCCAAACCGTTGAAGCATTAAAGATTCTACTGCCAGAGCTCAAAAAACAAGGCTATCAATTTCTAACGGTCACCGATCTGATAGCAAAAATGAACAAGTAA
- the lepB gene encoding signal peptidase I, with translation MNILKQIWSWFGSIAISFVLVVFLGVFVFQSTKVMGHSMDPTLHDKQRVYVSKLPHTFSSEPDYGDIVIIDSRVNMKRTFKNDLLDSPLLNLFTRTDDQHVWIKRVIGKPGDVIEYKDHHVYRNGELLDEPYLNEQMKDDKMKSWTVPADHVFVMGDNRNNSMDSRVIGFVPLDHVLGKKLF, from the coding sequence ATGAATATATTGAAGCAAATATGGAGCTGGTTCGGTTCGATTGCCATCTCCTTCGTCCTTGTCGTATTCTTGGGCGTATTTGTATTTCAGTCAACGAAGGTGATGGGGCATTCCATGGACCCAACCCTTCATGATAAGCAAAGAGTCTATGTATCCAAGCTGCCGCATACCTTTTCGTCAGAGCCGGATTACGGTGACATTGTCATCATCGACAGCCGCGTCAATATGAAACGGACCTTTAAGAATGACCTCCTGGATAGTCCGCTTCTGAATTTGTTTACCCGAACGGACGACCAGCATGTTTGGATCAAACGTGTGATAGGCAAGCCCGGAGATGTGATTGAGTACAAGGATCACCATGTGTATCGCAATGGGGAGCTTCTGGATGAGCCTTATCTCAACGAGCAAATGAAAGATGACAAGATGAAGTCCTGGACGGTCCCCGCCGACCACGTGTTTGTCATGGGAGATAACCGCAACAACAGTATGGATAGCCGGGTCATTGGTTTTGTGCCGCTGGATCATGTTCTGGGTAAGAAGCTGTTCTAA
- a CDS encoding GNAT family N-acetyltransferase encodes MIRKRLPSVDDRSIHRLVVDQLVPFSKFKRAANASATFTEIKKRLNQGTTFVVAKGLRAPVGFISLLHKSKVLFIDMLAVDPRTQSRGWGKELMRAAEEFGRARGCHHAELFVDDSNPKALQFYMGRGYSTEQYFPDLGCYRMSKPLH; translated from the coding sequence ATGATTCGTAAACGATTGCCCTCAGTGGATGATAGGAGTATACATCGTTTGGTCGTAGACCAGCTGGTTCCTTTCTCCAAGTTCAAAAGAGCCGCGAACGCTTCTGCTACTTTTACGGAAATTAAAAAAAGATTGAATCAAGGCACAACTTTCGTTGTGGCGAAAGGGCTTCGCGCACCTGTGGGCTTCATTTCGCTGCTGCATAAATCAAAGGTGCTTTTCATCGATATGCTTGCGGTTGACCCTAGAACCCAGAGCCGGGGATGGGGGAAGGAATTAATGAGAGCCGCAGAAGAGTTCGGAAGAGCTAGGGGATGTCACCATGCGGAGCTATTTGTGGATGACAGCAATCCGAAAGCGCTGCAATTTTATATGGGCAGGGGCTACAGCACGGAGCAGTATTTTCCCGATTTGGGCTGTTACCGAATGAGTAAGCCGCTTCATTGA
- the cysK gene encoding cysteine synthase A, giving the protein MLKSNIAKNLTELIGNTPLLELGSYGASLSLEATLIAKLEYFNPAGSVKDRIGYAMIQDAEEKGLLRKDSVIIEATSGNTGIALAFVAAAKGYRLMIVLPETFSVERRNVLQALGAELILTPGSEGMPGALRRAEELAEQIPHAFVAHQFDNPANPRIHRQTTAEEIWRDTNGEIDLFVAGVGTGGTITGVGEVLKQRKPSIQIVAVEPSESPVLSGGTRGAHQLQGLGPGFIPSVYNAESVDEIVQVHHEDAFEASRLLARTEGLLVGISSGAAVHAAVQLARRAENRGKNIVVLLPDTGERYLSTTLYQQ; this is encoded by the coding sequence ATGCTAAAATCCAACATCGCCAAGAATCTTACAGAATTAATCGGCAATACCCCGCTATTGGAATTGGGAAGCTATGGAGCAAGCTTGTCGTTAGAAGCAACTTTGATCGCCAAGCTGGAATATTTTAATCCGGCAGGTAGTGTGAAGGATCGAATCGGCTATGCGATGATTCAAGATGCGGAGGAAAAAGGACTGCTGCGTAAGGATTCGGTCATTATTGAAGCGACCAGCGGAAATACGGGGATCGCTCTTGCTTTTGTAGCTGCGGCTAAAGGCTATCGGCTTATGATTGTGCTGCCGGAGACGTTCAGTGTGGAGCGCAGAAATGTACTGCAGGCTCTAGGTGCGGAGTTGATTTTGACGCCGGGCTCGGAGGGAATGCCGGGGGCGCTTCGAAGAGCTGAGGAGTTGGCTGAACAAATTCCCCATGCGTTTGTAGCGCATCAATTCGACAATCCGGCCAATCCTCGGATTCATAGGCAAACGACGGCAGAGGAAATATGGCGGGATACGAATGGCGAAATCGATCTCTTCGTAGCCGGAGTGGGAACGGGCGGAACGATAACGGGTGTAGGTGAAGTACTGAAGCAGCGTAAGCCATCCATTCAAATTGTCGCTGTGGAGCCTTCTGAATCTCCTGTCTTATCCGGAGGAACGAGGGGAGCCCATCAATTGCAGGGATTAGGACCGGGCTTTATTCCAAGCGTGTATAATGCTGAGTCAGTGGATGAAATCGTACAAGTTCACCATGAGGATGCTTTTGAGGCGTCGAGGTTGCTTGCGCGAACGGAAGGCCTCTTGGTAGGCATATCTTCAGGAGCTGCCGTTCATGCGGCTGTTCAGCTTGCTAGAAGGGCGGAGAATAGGGGCAAGAACATCGTTGTCCTTCTGCCGGATACTGGGGAGCGATATTTATCTACGACGCTGTATCAGCAATAA
- a CDS encoding PspA/IM30 family protein — MGMKRVGQMGTGYGFSISEIEAAEQRYHEALQRAVELRLQCVDAEELAELRTEQAELAMRAGDEDLARRALQEKLRLEAAREDLRAQYRKCQDDILALAEELQRLRAAAGNMRPRGAGPHDDAGSREALRELEHAGRELGREAWHGLREAAVLSRETLKEASCNLREELRAVRGRLREEWQHSRFSGCEGRARSRK; from the coding sequence ATGGGTATGAAGCGGGTTGGGCAGATGGGGACCGGATACGGTTTTTCTATATCGGAAATAGAAGCAGCAGAGCAGCGCTATCATGAAGCGCTGCAGCGAGCTGTTGAGCTGCGGCTGCAATGTGTTGACGCGGAGGAGCTTGCTGAGCTCCGCACGGAGCAGGCCGAGCTTGCGATGCGAGCTGGCGACGAGGACCTGGCGCGGCGTGCGCTGCAGGAGAAGCTGCGCCTGGAGGCTGCGCGCGAAGACCTCCGCGCGCAGTACAGGAAGTGCCAGGATGATATCCTGGCACTAGCAGAGGAGCTGCAGCGGCTTCGCGCCGCTGCAGGCAATATGCGGCCGCGGGGCGCAGGGCCGCATGATGACGCAGGCTCGCGCGAAGCGCTGCGCGAGCTGGAACACGCGGGCCGCGAGCTCGGCCGCGAGGCTTGGCACGGCCTGCGTGAAGCGGCCGTGCTGTCGCGCGAGACGCTGAAGGAGGCGAGCTGCAACTTGCGGGAGGAGCTGCGCGCCGTGCGCGGCAGACTCCGGGAGGAGTGGCAGCACAGCCGCTTCAGCGGCTGTGAAGGGCGGGCGCGCTCCCGGAAGTAG
- a CDS encoding anti-sigma factor, with the protein MNKPEAMCDLRELYALGGLDDQERKEFEQHLKGCVECKSALAELAEIIDLLPLAAEPVEVPEGMKERILGRVLGEQTSIEQRVNRITDTSSSAASLPLSVEITKRRAVESTSRSGGRWRPWLYGGLSAAILVLGVYSYDLKEQNTYLKAQLVALNQPAEGARTGSVVSLNSTAADIVAKGLATIVIDTKGTHLLVQAEKLPELKGNEAFQVWLLKGKDVVVNAGTFMSHDGTGGLYFTMEPSSYDQIAITLEPDAYGDKPRGKPVLAASLGKS; encoded by the coding sequence ATGAATAAGCCGGAAGCTATGTGTGATCTTAGAGAACTATACGCCTTAGGTGGATTGGACGATCAGGAACGGAAGGAATTTGAACAGCATCTAAAAGGCTGTGTGGAGTGTAAGTCAGCGCTTGCCGAGCTTGCTGAAATTATCGATCTTCTCCCGCTTGCCGCTGAGCCGGTGGAAGTCCCGGAAGGTATGAAGGAACGAATTCTTGGAAGGGTTCTTGGTGAGCAAACTTCTATAGAGCAACGAGTAAATCGCATAACGGATACGTCTTCTTCAGCAGCTTCGTTGCCGCTTTCAGTCGAGATAACCAAGAGACGTGCAGTTGAATCGACATCTCGTTCCGGTGGCAGGTGGAGACCTTGGCTGTATGGAGGCTTATCGGCTGCGATACTTGTCCTAGGCGTGTACAGCTACGATTTGAAGGAGCAAAATACATACTTGAAAGCTCAGCTAGTTGCGCTTAACCAGCCTGCGGAGGGAGCGAGAACCGGCAGTGTCGTATCCCTCAACAGTACGGCTGCGGATATTGTTGCCAAGGGGCTTGCCACCATCGTCATTGATACCAAGGGGACGCACCTGCTTGTTCAAGCGGAAAAGCTCCCCGAGCTCAAAGGTAATGAGGCCTTTCAGGTATGGCTTTTAAAAGGTAAGGATGTCGTCGTCAATGCAGGCACGTTCATGAGCCATGACGGGACAGGCGGTTTATATTTTACGATGGAGCCCAGCAGCTACGATCAAATTGCCATTACCTTGGAGCCGGATGCCTATGGAGACAAGCCGAGAGGTAAACCGGTGCTTGCAGCAAGTCTTGGGAAAAGTTAG